One segment of Saprospiraceae bacterium DNA contains the following:
- a CDS encoding ATP-binding protein — protein MRRRKFKHGSLIFIALIFCLARPQAQPEGIALRHITTDDGLAHNHVTSIVKDTQGFIWVGTIDGLTRFDGKRCAVFRPREGDSHSLPGNYITGLSLDTFGRMWVATNKGLCLWDYAARHFERIPLNYPDSDRPLALTPFVFDQEGYGWAGGDTFLVRLDVRSFQASLYPLPLKYGFIHEVFEDSKGRMWVKAGGNILLYHRQSSAFEYKIGRVNDDLNKNVVAGHIREDEYGRIWCSSWGWGFFIYNEKTGEFDDYPDDTSVASVFFFDRDPRAGPIIWCGGGLYGLEWRTLLNGKSVPFPPRPREPFSHNNAPASYFFKDPTNGIVWIGTENGLEKYDPNDLKFTRIMLPDSFSMGQMGGFAGIAQDASQHDRYFVGFWVKGFYEWNRQTGEFKQIKNGLDNQEIFEVIRAKNGKVWLAERSCVQEFDPATRRFRTFKPTFPTPGLNHKVLKVLEGRDGRIWFGCNYEGLYWLDPASGKFENVPLDGKKRYIRGLGEDPQGRILVGDSFGFLRYDPNTQQHEHFVLKDSSYVACNDFAFDRKGQFWIASSEGLLRFDDHNRIAFALGTHNGLQNDLIRGIEIDLEDRMWLATANGLHRYYPTTGAVNVYRRPDGVFNNDIADGYQMLPNGELFFGFNDAFNIANTSRLPMNPYPPRTALVEVFVLNKPFAWHMGERIVLRPGDNVVTFDFAALNFTQPEKTVLVYRLEGFNQDWAETQQNTITYTNLDGGNYTLLVRARNGDGIWSRETVRIELKVIPPFTKTVWFRLMLLGLAAAIIAGIAWYRQQQRLQLEAIRRRIARDLHDDMGSTVSSIRFFSELAQSQLTKHSAEAHNMLARINQSAATLSESIQDIVWAISARHDNIEDLAARIRAFGLKISEARNIQFLADIPTSFPTLALRPDTRRNIYLIFKEAMNNAAKYAECNQVEVNLRLERRKLTLEIKDNGKGFDPASTHYGNGIANMRQRAADINGRLDVQTAPGKGVRIWLEVSI, from the coding sequence GTGCGCCGCAGAAAATTCAAGCATGGCTCGCTGATTTTTATCGCCCTTATTTTTTGTCTCGCTCGCCCACAAGCCCAACCCGAAGGCATCGCGCTCCGGCATATCACTACCGACGATGGGCTGGCCCACAATCATGTCACCAGTATCGTCAAGGACACACAGGGCTTCATATGGGTCGGCACCATTGATGGCCTCACTCGATTCGATGGGAAACGCTGCGCCGTCTTTCGCCCGCGCGAAGGCGACAGCCACTCGCTTCCGGGCAACTACATCACAGGGCTATCACTCGACACGTTTGGACGTATGTGGGTGGCTACCAACAAAGGGCTTTGCCTATGGGACTACGCCGCTCGCCATTTTGAACGCATCCCCTTGAACTACCCCGACAGCGACCGACCCCTCGCGCTCACGCCCTTCGTGTTCGACCAAGAAGGCTACGGGTGGGCTGGCGGCGACACATTTTTGGTGCGATTGGATGTTCGCAGTTTTCAGGCCAGCCTCTATCCGCTTCCCTTGAAATATGGTTTTATCCACGAGGTCTTCGAAGATTCCAAAGGTCGAATGTGGGTAAAGGCAGGCGGCAACATCTTGCTCTACCATCGCCAAAGCAGTGCTTTTGAGTATAAAATTGGCAGGGTCAACGATGACCTTAACAAAAACGTGGTGGCGGGCCACATTAGAGAAGACGAGTACGGGCGCATCTGGTGCTCCTCGTGGGGGTGGGGCTTTTTCATTTACAACGAAAAGACCGGCGAGTTCGACGATTACCCCGACGACACCTCTGTCGCGTCCGTTTTCTTTTTCGACCGCGACCCAAGAGCAGGCCCCATTATATGGTGTGGCGGTGGACTTTATGGGTTGGAATGGCGCACCCTGCTCAACGGCAAGTCAGTCCCATTCCCGCCTCGCCCACGCGAACCTTTCTCGCACAACAACGCCCCGGCAAGTTATTTTTTTAAAGACCCCACCAACGGCATCGTGTGGATAGGCACGGAGAACGGCCTCGAAAAATACGACCCCAACGACCTGAAATTCACCCGCATCATGCTGCCCGATTCATTCAGCATGGGTCAAATGGGCGGCTTCGCCGGCATCGCACAAGATGCCTCGCAACACGACCGCTACTTTGTCGGCTTTTGGGTGAAAGGGTTCTATGAGTGGAATCGCCAGACTGGCGAATTCAAGCAAATAAAAAATGGCCTGGACAATCAGGAAATTTTTGAGGTCATTCGAGCCAAAAACGGGAAGGTCTGGCTGGCGGAAAGAAGTTGCGTGCAGGAGTTCGACCCTGCTACGAGGCGGTTTCGCACGTTCAAGCCAACCTTCCCCACGCCGGGTCTCAACCACAAAGTCTTGAAAGTATTGGAAGGCCGTGACGGGCGAATATGGTTTGGCTGCAATTACGAAGGCCTTTACTGGCTCGACCCCGCCTCCGGCAAATTTGAAAATGTGCCATTGGACGGCAAAAAACGCTACATCAGAGGGCTGGGGGAAGATCCCCAAGGTCGCATTTTGGTCGGCGACTCGTTTGGCTTCCTGCGATACGACCCGAACACCCAACAACACGAGCACTTCGTCCTGAAAGACAGCTCCTATGTCGCCTGCAACGATTTTGCATTCGACCGCAAGGGCCAATTCTGGATAGCCTCCAGCGAAGGGCTGCTTCGCTTCGACGACCACAACCGCATCGCGTTTGCGCTCGGCACCCACAACGGCCTGCAAAACGACTTGATACGCGGTATCGAGATTGATTTGGAAGACCGTATGTGGCTGGCCACCGCCAACGGGCTGCACCGATACTACCCCACCACTGGCGCGGTCAACGTGTATCGCCGCCCGGACGGCGTTTTCAACAACGACATCGCGGATGGTTATCAAATGCTGCCCAACGGCGAGCTGTTTTTCGGTTTCAACGATGCCTTCAACATTGCCAACACTTCCCGCTTGCCCATGAACCCCTACCCGCCGCGCACGGCGCTGGTCGAGGTATTCGTCTTGAACAAACCCTTCGCATGGCACATGGGCGAGCGCATAGTGCTGCGGCCCGGCGACAACGTGGTGACGTTCGACTTTGCCGCACTCAATTTCACCCAGCCCGAAAAAACAGTCTTGGTGTACAGACTCGAAGGCTTCAACCAAGATTGGGCCGAGACGCAGCAAAACACCATCACCTACACCAACTTGGACGGTGGCAACTACACCCTGCTCGTCCGCGCCCGCAATGGCGACGGCATCTGGAGCCGCGAAACCGTGCGCATCGAATTGAAAGTGATACCACCCTTCACCAAAACGGTCTGGTTCCGACTCATGCTGTTAGGCCTGGCAGCGGCTATCATCGCGGGCATCGCGTGGTATCGCCAGCAGCAGCGCCTTCAATTGGAGGCCATCCGCCGTCGTATCGCCCGCGACCTGCACGACGACATGGGCAGCACCGTGAGCAGCATTCGGTTCTTTAGCGAACTGGCGCAAAGCCAACTGACCAAACACTCAGCCGAAGCCCACAATATGCTCGCCCGCATCAATCAAAGCGCAGCCACCCTATCCGAATCCATCCAAGACATCGTGTGGGCCATTAGTGCCCGACACGACAATATCGAGGATTTGGCTGCCCGAATCCGAGCATTTGGGCTAAAAATCAGCGAGGCACGCAACATCCAATTCCTAGCCGACATACCCACTTCGTTCCCCACTCTTGCCCTTCGCCCCGACACGCGCCGCAACATCTACCTTATTTTTAAAGAGGCCATGAACAATGCAGCAAAGTACGCGGAGTGCAATCAAGTGGAAGTGAACCTGCGCTTGGAGCGCCGCAAATTGACGCTGGAAATAAAAGACAATGGCAAGGGATTCGACCCCGCCAGCACCCACTATGGCAACGGCATCGCCAATATGCGCCAACGCGCTGCCGACATCAACGGGAGACTCGACGTGCAGACCGCACCCGGTAAAGGGGTGCGAATATGGCTGGAGGTCAGTATTTGA
- the aspS gene encoding aspartate--tRNA ligase, producing MYRTHTCGELRLSDINKEVTLSGWVAISRDLGGLTFVDLRDRYGITQLVFDMDDNAALCERARNLGREYVVQASGQVRERASKNPNRETGDIEIRVTDLKVLNAAKTPPFTIQDDTDGGDDLRMKYRYLDLRRNTVQKNLLFRSNLAIETRKYLASQGFVEVETPNLIKSTPEGARDFVVPSRMNKGQFYALPQSPQTFKQILMVAGFDKYFQLVKCFRDEDLRADRQPEFTQIDCEMSFVHQEDILQTFEGLTKYLFKNTLGITLGDFPRMTYDEAMRRFGSDKPDLRFGMEFVDLSNIAKGKGFQVFDSAESVIAITAPGCAEYSRKQLDELTEWVKRPQIGAKGLVYVKYEADGSVKSSVDKFYSADELKIWLEKGGAKSGDLLLILCGEDEKTRKQLSELRLEMGSRLGLRKPDDFKPLWVVDFPLLEWDEDEGRFFAMHHPFTSPKPADIVKMESNDHAVLKGIRADAYDLVLNGVEIGGGSIRIHDRDLQSRNFKLLGFATEEAEAQFGFLLGAFEYGAPPHGGIAFGFDRLCSVMNGVNSIRDFIAFPKNNQGRDMMIDAPDTINKKQLEELGIRVVANE from the coding sequence ATGTATCGTACCCATACCTGCGGCGAACTCCGCCTTTCGGACATAAACAAAGAAGTCACCCTTTCCGGTTGGGTCGCCATCAGCCGCGACCTCGGCGGCCTCACTTTCGTGGACTTGCGCGACCGCTACGGCATCACGCAATTGGTGTTCGACATGGACGACAACGCCGCCCTGTGCGAACGCGCCCGCAACTTGGGTCGCGAATACGTCGTCCAAGCGAGCGGCCAAGTCCGCGAACGCGCCTCGAAAAACCCCAACCGCGAAACAGGCGACATCGAAATCCGCGTGACTGACCTCAAAGTGCTGAACGCGGCCAAGACACCGCCCTTCACAATTCAGGACGACACCGACGGCGGCGACGACCTGCGCATGAAATACCGCTACCTCGATTTGCGGAGAAACACCGTGCAGAAAAACCTCCTGTTCCGCTCCAACTTGGCCATCGAAACCCGCAAATACCTTGCGAGCCAAGGCTTTGTGGAAGTGGAAACCCCCAACCTCATCAAAAGCACACCCGAAGGCGCGCGCGACTTTGTGGTGCCAAGCCGCATGAACAAAGGCCAGTTCTACGCACTGCCGCAAAGCCCGCAGACCTTCAAGCAAATCCTGATGGTGGCGGGTTTCGACAAGTATTTTCAGCTCGTAAAATGCTTCCGCGACGAGGATTTGCGCGCCGACCGCCAGCCAGAATTCACGCAGATTGACTGCGAGATGTCGTTCGTCCACCAAGAGGACATTCTCCAGACCTTCGAGGGCTTGACCAAATACTTGTTTAAAAACACTCTCGGCATCACGCTCGGCGATTTTCCCCGAATGACCTACGACGAGGCCATGCGGCGTTTTGGCAGCGACAAGCCCGACCTGCGATTTGGGATGGAATTCGTTGATTTATCAAACATTGCGAAAGGGAAAGGATTCCAAGTGTTCGATAGCGCGGAGTCTGTCATCGCCATTACAGCGCCCGGTTGCGCCGAATACTCCCGCAAACAACTCGACGAATTGACCGAGTGGGTGAAACGCCCCCAAATCGGCGCGAAGGGTTTGGTCTACGTAAAATACGAAGCCGACGGAAGCGTCAAATCCTCTGTTGACAAATTTTACAGCGCCGATGAGTTGAAAATTTGGTTAGAAAAAGGCGGCGCGAAATCGGGCGATTTGCTGCTCATCCTTTGTGGCGAGGACGAAAAAACGCGCAAACAACTATCCGAGCTACGCCTCGAAATGGGCTCGCGGCTCGGCTTGCGCAAACCCGACGACTTCAAGCCCCTTTGGGTCGTGGATTTCCCACTGCTCGAATGGGACGAAGACGAAGGCCGATTCTTCGCCATGCACCACCCCTTCACCTCGCCCAAACCCGCCGACATCGTGAAAATGGAATCGAACGACCACGCCGTGCTCAAAGGCATCCGCGCCGACGCCTACGACTTGGTGCTCAACGGCGTGGAAATCGGCGGCGGCTCCATCCGTATTCACGACCGCGACTTGCAAAGCCGCAATTTCAAACTCTTGGGCTTCGCTACCGAAGAGGCAGAGGCTCAATTCGGCTTTTTGCTCGGCGCTTTTGAATACGGAGCGCCCCCACACGGCGGCATCGCCTTCGGCTTCGACCGCCTGTGCTCCGTGATGAACGGCGTGAACAGCATCCGTGATTTCATCGCTTTCCCAAAAAACAATCAAGGCCGCGACATGATGATTGACGCGCCGGACACTATCAACAAAAAGCAACTGGAGGAATTGGGGATTCGAGTCGTTGCGAATGAGTGA
- a CDS encoding efflux RND transporter permease subunit — MTIPFTQNPPPQQVFSSPYTFAQKTSGAELPPQCTASAPPSTVNITALSIRRPSLIIVVFAVLTFMGVASYFSLPIEMVPKFSPPVVTVITIYPGASPSEVENAVSKPIEDAVSSLEGIEQIQVSSQENSSFVTLELAQTVDVDKAVQEIQRKINQIQSSFPKEVRNPFVNKFAIDELPVLRLAVAGNLSGTAFYDLVKNRVVSEIAQIRGVAQVSILGGEEREIKINISSQRLEQYGLSLLQVAQAVQAANLDFPTGKVTGSDSQLRIRLAGKFLTLDDIRNLVVGRSRFGASIFLKDIAEIQDGARDPDVICRTDGQPAVGLVIRKQGDANAVEMSDLVLAKLKTLEQIYAAQGLRFQVVANTSTFTKAATDAVIHDLFIAVLLVALVMLLFLHSLRNALIVLVSIPTSIVSTFVMMKLFGYSLNLLSLLGLSLAIGILVDDAIVVIENIYRHLEMGKNRVQASYDGRMEIGFTAISITLVDVVIFLPIIFQVGLVPNLLRQFCMTVLTSTLMSLFVSFTLVPWLTSRFAKVHRFKGKNLAGQAVLRFEKFIEWLTDVFVGALGWALRSWKTKALTLLTATSLFFGSFLLLTEGFIGNAFFDTGERGEFLLDIELPKDASLAQTNVVVKKVEEWLRQQPDVVRTFATVGANNKSFGVSAPYLAEIQVYLTPYGKQRDVSTLVYARKTKIKLEEIIAGATIRASPVDILGLSFSPIEVKLNGPDLDSLLVLSERVEREMALVPGCVEITPTVEGGNPEVSVEVNRQRMADYGLAMAQVGLTLQTAFSGNTDAKFRDGDYEYPIRVALDAFDRRSADDIRNLSFVNPLGTTVYLKQFADVRQSTAPTRLERRDRTASVMLTAQVIGRPNGSVGRDIKARLDTMPLPPSTQIKYGGDLKRQEQGVGTLGFALWTSLVLVYLIMVALYDNWVYPLVVLVSIPLSVIGAFLALALARENLTVFTGLGLLMLVGLVGKNAILVVDFANQLRERGTPLREALLQATKLRFRPVLMTNIAMVIGLLPIALAQGAGADWKNGLAWAIIGGLNSSMFLSLIVVPVVYWLFDRGLEKLGLDKKEKVELEE, encoded by the coding sequence ATGACAATCCCCTTCACTCAAAACCCTCCGCCGCAACAAGTCTTTTCATCACCTTATACCTTTGCGCAAAAAACAAGCGGAGCCGAGCTGCCTCCACAATGCACTGCTTCTGCTCCTCCATCCACCGTGAATATCACCGCACTCTCCATTCGCCGCCCCTCCCTCATTATTGTCGTGTTCGCCGTGCTGACGTTTATGGGCGTGGCCAGCTATTTCAGCTTGCCCATTGAGATGGTGCCAAAATTCAGCCCGCCAGTGGTGACGGTGATTACCATTTATCCGGGTGCTTCTCCGAGCGAGGTAGAGAACGCGGTGAGCAAGCCTATCGAGGATGCCGTTTCGTCGTTGGAGGGTATTGAGCAAATTCAAGTCAGCTCGCAGGAAAACTCCTCATTCGTCACGCTCGAACTGGCGCAGACGGTGGATGTGGACAAGGCGGTGCAGGAAATTCAGCGAAAAATCAATCAGATACAATCCAGTTTCCCCAAAGAAGTGCGCAACCCGTTTGTCAATAAGTTCGCTATTGACGAGTTGCCAGTGTTGCGCTTGGCGGTGGCTGGCAATCTTTCCGGCACGGCGTTCTACGATTTGGTGAAAAATCGCGTGGTGTCGGAAATCGCGCAGATTAGGGGGGTGGCGCAAGTGAGCATATTGGGCGGCGAGGAGCGCGAAATCAAAATCAACATCTCTTCGCAGCGCCTTGAGCAATATGGGCTGTCGCTCCTACAGGTGGCTCAGGCCGTTCAGGCGGCCAATCTTGACTTTCCCACGGGCAAGGTGACTGGCTCGGATAGTCAGCTGCGCATTCGACTGGCTGGCAAATTCCTCACACTCGACGACATTCGGAATCTTGTGGTGGGGAGGAGCCGGTTTGGCGCCTCTATCTTTTTGAAGGATATCGCAGAGATTCAGGACGGCGCGCGCGACCCCGACGTGATTTGCCGCACCGACGGACAGCCTGCTGTGGGCCTCGTCATTCGCAAGCAAGGCGATGCCAACGCGGTGGAAATGTCGGATCTGGTGCTGGCGAAACTCAAGACGCTGGAGCAGATATACGCCGCGCAGGGGTTGCGATTTCAGGTGGTGGCCAACACCAGCACCTTCACCAAGGCTGCCACCGATGCGGTCATCCATGATTTGTTCATCGCTGTGTTGCTGGTGGCCTTGGTGATGTTGCTGTTCCTTCACAGTCTGCGCAACGCGCTCATCGTGCTGGTATCTATCCCGACATCCATCGTCAGCACGTTCGTGATGATGAAATTGTTCGGGTATTCGCTCAATTTGCTTTCGCTGCTCGGCCTGTCGCTGGCTATCGGTATTCTTGTGGACGACGCGATTGTGGTGATTGAGAACATATACCGACATCTTGAGATGGGCAAAAACCGGGTGCAGGCATCTTACGACGGGCGCATGGAAATCGGCTTCACGGCTATCAGCATTACCCTTGTGGACGTGGTGATTTTTTTGCCCATTATTTTTCAAGTGGGGCTTGTGCCGAATTTGCTCCGACAATTTTGCATGACAGTGCTGACCAGCACCTTGATGTCGCTGTTCGTCTCTTTCACCTTGGTGCCGTGGCTGACTTCGCGTTTTGCCAAAGTGCACCGCTTCAAGGGGAAAAATCTTGCGGGGCAAGCCGTGTTGCGTTTTGAAAAATTCATCGAATGGCTCACCGATGTCTTTGTGGGAGCGTTGGGCTGGGCCTTGCGCAGCTGGAAAACCAAGGCACTGACACTGCTCACCGCCACGAGTTTGTTTTTCGGCTCGTTCTTGCTGCTGACGGAGGGGTTCATCGGAAATGCCTTTTTTGACACCGGGGAGCGCGGAGAGTTTTTGCTCGACATCGAACTGCCAAAGGATGCCTCGCTCGCACAGACCAACGTCGTCGTCAAAAAAGTGGAAGAATGGCTCCGGCAGCAGCCCGATGTCGTGCGCACTTTTGCTACCGTGGGCGCTAACAACAAATCCTTCGGCGTAAGCGCTCCCTATCTCGCGGAGATTCAAGTCTATCTTACTCCCTATGGCAAACAGCGCGACGTGTCCACGTTGGTGTATGCGCGAAAAACAAAAATAAAGTTGGAGGAAATCATTGCTGGGGCCACCATTCGAGCCTCTCCGGTGGATATCCTCGGCTTGTCGTTTTCGCCCATCGAAGTCAAGCTGAACGGGCCTGATTTGGATAGCTTGCTTGTCCTTTCCGAGCGGGTGGAACGGGAGATGGCGCTTGTGCCTGGCTGTGTCGAAATCACCCCTACCGTCGAAGGCGGCAACCCTGAAGTGAGCGTGGAGGTGAACCGCCAACGCATGGCTGACTATGGGCTGGCTATGGCGCAGGTGGGACTGACGCTGCAAACGGCTTTTAGCGGCAATACCGACGCAAAATTCAGGGATGGCGACTATGAGTATCCCATTCGGGTCGCGCTCGACGCATTCGACCGCCGAAGCGCCGACGATATCCGCAACCTTTCCTTCGTCAATCCGTTGGGCACCACGGTCTATCTCAAACAATTTGCCGATGTGCGTCAGAGCACCGCGCCCACCCGCTTGGAACGCCGCGACCGCACCGCATCGGTCATGCTGACGGCGCAAGTGATTGGCCGACCCAACGGCTCGGTGGGCCGCGACATAAAGGCTCGGCTCGATACCATGCCGTTGCCTCCCAGCACGCAAATCAAGTATGGCGGCGACCTCAAGCGCCAAGAGCAAGGGGTCGGCACCCTCGGCTTCGCTTTGTGGACTTCGTTGGTGCTGGTTTACCTAATCATGGTGGCACTCTACGACAACTGGGTGTATCCGCTTGTGGTATTGGTGTCCATCCCTCTTTCGGTCATTGGGGCGTTTCTGGCGCTGGCGCTGGCACGGGAAAACCTTACCGTTTTCACGGGACTTGGCTTGCTTATGCTGGTTGGTCTGGTAGGGAAAAACGCTATTCTGGTGGTTGATTTTGCCAATCAATTGCGCGAGCGCGGCACGCCCTTGCGCGAGGCATTGCTGCAAGCCACCAAACTCCGCTTCCGGCCCGTGTTGATGACCAATATCGCGATGGTCATTGGCCTTTTGCCCATCGCGCTGGCACAGGGCGCGGGCGCCGACTGGAAAAACGGTCTCGCTTGGGCCATCATTGGCGGGCTGAACTCCTCGATGTTCCTCTCTCTCATCGTGGTGCCGGTGGTGTATTGGCTATTCGACCGAGGGTTGGAAAAGCTGGGTTTGGACAAAAAGGAGAAGGTGGAACTGGAGGAGTGA
- a CDS encoding ABC transporter permease, with the protein MLRRILLAVPTLLVISMAVFGLSKCAPYDSSLGLGEVVLGNMQQQAADALLRAEALGADKPTFYFALTTAAFPDTLHRVFPYSRRERMKRLCAQTGDWPLLSRFELALWDLAAATDHLPDTLGEVAGDFRGAVSQMLRNDRAAQLAPLMADIRAKAGGLPPDALPTNLIDSLQTRVAEICAHLNPGRMNVPAMHWHGLDNQYHQWLSGFVVGNWGMSTSKKPVWEWLKLSLLSTLIINGLAIMLAYLVAVPLGVAMARRRDRFFDRFVRWGLLFLYSMPLFWLGSLLIILFATPHVGLHLINGIAIEMYHSSGKTYLEWCLSNFDKFILPILTLSLHALAILALQMRGGMLDALGQDYIRTARAKGLAEHAVHWRHAFRNALFPLITVFASVFPAIFTGSLVVEYLFQFPGLGTKTYEAYALRDYPVLFTILMLAATFTVLGNLLADMLYAWADPRVRFSRK; encoded by the coding sequence GTGCTTCGCCGAATCCTGCTCGCCGTGCCCACCCTGCTCGTCATTTCGATGGCGGTATTTGGGCTGAGCAAATGCGCTCCCTACGATTCGAGTTTGGGCTTGGGCGAGGTGGTGCTAGGCAATATGCAGCAACAAGCGGCTGATGCGCTGCTTCGCGCGGAAGCACTTGGCGCGGACAAGCCCACCTTTTATTTTGCCCTAACGACAGCTGCTTTCCCCGACACGCTCCACCGTGTGTTCCCCTACTCGCGCCGAGAGCGCATGAAAAGGCTTTGCGCCCAAACGGGCGATTGGCCGTTGCTGAGCCGTTTTGAGCTCGCGCTGTGGGATTTGGCGGCAGCGACCGACCATCTGCCCGACACGCTGGGCGAGGTGGCGGGCGATTTTCGAGGCGCGGTGTCTCAAATGTTGCGCAACGACCGGGCAGCCCAGTTGGCGCCGCTCATGGCAGACATACGGGCCAAAGCGGGCGGCTTGCCGCCCGATGCACTGCCAACAAACCTCATTGACTCGCTGCAAACACGGGTCGCGGAGATATGCGCCCATTTGAACCCAGGGAGAATGAATGTGCCTGCCATGCATTGGCACGGCCTCGACAACCAATATCACCAATGGCTTTCGGGTTTTGTTGTGGGCAACTGGGGGATGTCCACCTCAAAAAAGCCCGTCTGGGAATGGCTGAAGCTATCTTTGCTCTCCACGCTCATCATCAACGGATTGGCCATCATGTTGGCCTATTTGGTCGCGGTGCCGTTGGGCGTGGCGATGGCGCGTCGGCGCGACCGTTTTTTCGACCGATTCGTTCGATGGGGTTTGTTGTTTCTTTATTCCATGCCCTTGTTTTGGTTGGGCAGCTTGCTCATCATCCTCTTTGCCACACCTCATGTCGGGTTGCACCTCATCAACGGCATCGCCATCGAGATGTATCACAGCAGCGGCAAGACCTATCTCGAATGGTGCCTGAGCAATTTTGACAAGTTCATTTTGCCCATTCTTACGCTCAGCCTTCATGCGCTGGCTATTCTGGCGCTGCAAATGCGCGGAGGCATGTTGGATGCGCTCGGCCAGGATTATATCCGCACGGCTCGAGCCAAGGGCTTGGCGGAGCATGCCGTTCATTGGCGACACGCCTTTCGCAACGCTTTGTTCCCCCTCATCACCGTTTTTGCAAGCGTGTTTCCGGCTATTTTCACTGGCTCGCTTGTGGTGGAGTATCTGTTTCAGTTTCCCGGTTTGGGCACGAAGACGTATGAGGCATACGCGCTTCGAGATTATCCCGTGCTCTTCACCATCCTGATGCTGGCGGCTACGTTTACCGTGCTGGGCAATTTGCTCGCCGATATGCTCTATGCTTGGGCCGACCCGCGCGTGCGTTTTTCGAGAAAATGA
- a CDS encoding MBL fold metallo-hydrolase, producing the protein MAQVHTFEFNPFAENTYIVSDETGECAIFDPGCYTAEERAALRHFIESKQLRPVRLINTHCHIDHVFGNAFVAKTWHLDLEIHAGELPVLEYFPQVCKMYGIPFAEESPTPARFIEAGDWVAFGRTRLKALFTPGHSPASLSFHCETEGFVLAGDVLFLESIGRTDLPGGDMETLLHSIRTQLFVLPDATLVYPGHGPATTIRHEKEYNPFL; encoded by the coding sequence ATGGCTCAAGTACACACATTCGAGTTCAATCCTTTTGCGGAAAACACCTACATTGTGTCTGACGAGACGGGCGAATGCGCCATTTTCGACCCCGGCTGCTACACAGCGGAGGAACGCGCCGCGCTGAGGCATTTTATCGAAAGCAAACAACTGCGCCCGGTGCGGCTCATCAACACCCACTGCCACATTGACCATGTTTTTGGAAATGCTTTCGTCGCAAAAACGTGGCATCTCGACCTTGAAATCCATGCGGGCGAACTACCCGTGCTGGAATACTTCCCACAAGTGTGCAAGATGTATGGCATCCCGTTCGCGGAAGAGTCGCCTACTCCTGCTCGATTTATCGAGGCTGGCGATTGGGTGGCATTTGGGCGCACACGCTTGAAGGCGTTGTTCACGCCCGGCCACTCGCCAGCCAGTTTGTCTTTCCACTGCGAGACAGAGGGCTTTGTGTTGGCGGGTGATGTGTTGTTTTTGGAGAGCATCGGGCGTACCGACCTGCCCGGCGGCGACATGGAAACGCTGCTACACAGCATCCGCACCCAACTGTTCGTGTTGCCCGACGCGACATTGGTTTATCCCGGTCATGGCCCCGCCACCACCATACGGCATGAGAAGGAGTACAATCCGTTCCTTTGA
- a CDS encoding pirin family protein, protein MQRKDFLKTGLFGVGIFAASKAVGNLAQNGIDELKPLDILGFNHLPNTESNIMANTVLHKAGTRGHANHGWLDSHHTFSFANYYNPERMHFGVLRVLNDDIVAPGRGFGTHPHDNMEIISIPLSGDLEHKDSMSNTAVIRQGDIQVMSAGTGIQHSEFNKNKDKDVRFLQIWLFPNKRAVTPRYDQISLDTAKLKNQLLQILSPNADDDGVWIHQDAWFHLGHLDKDTKVDYTLKNKEKNGVYAFVIEGDVTINGQALNRRDGLGIWNVDKLDISADSNAQLLLMEVPMTL, encoded by the coding sequence ATGCAGCGCAAAGATTTTCTCAAAACAGGGCTTTTCGGTGTAGGCATTTTCGCCGCGTCGAAAGCGGTGGGCAACCTCGCCCAGAACGGCATTGACGAACTCAAGCCGCTCGACATACTTGGTTTCAATCACCTTCCAAATACGGAGTCAAACATCATGGCAAACACAGTTTTGCACAAGGCTGGCACACGCGGCCATGCCAATCATGGATGGCTTGATAGCCACCATACTTTTTCTTTTGCCAACTATTACAACCCCGAACGGATGCACTTCGGCGTGCTCCGTGTGCTCAACGACGACATCGTGGCACCCGGACGCGGCTTCGGCACCCACCCGCACGACAACATGGAAATCATCTCCATCCCGCTCTCCGGCGACCTCGAACACAAGGATTCGATGAGCAACACGGCTGTGATTCGGCAAGGCGATATTCAGGTGATGAGCGCAGGCACGGGCATCCAACACTCGGAATTCAACAAAAACAAGGACAAGGATGTGCGCTTCCTGCAAATCTGGCTTTTCCCAAACAAACGCGCCGTGACACCGCGCTACGACCAGATTTCGCTCGACACCGCGAAATTGAAAAACCAGCTCCTGCAAATCCTCTCGCCCAATGCCGACGACGACGGCGTGTGGATTCATCAGGATGCGTGGTTCCACCTCGGCCATTTGGACAAAGACACCAAAGTGGATTATACGCTCAAAAACAAGGAGAAAAACGGCGTGTATGCTTTCGTCATCGAAGGCGACGTGACCATCAATGGGCAGGCGCTAAACCGCCGCGACGGCCTTGGCATCTGGAACGTGGACAAACTCGACATCAGCGCAGACTCGAATGCCCAATTGCTGCTGATGGAAGTGCCGATGACGCTGTGA